Proteins encoded in a region of the Spirochaetota bacterium genome:
- a CDS encoding amidohydrolase family protein produces the protein MVDVLIKNATIIDGTGAKARQGDVGIINDRIVTGERLGEEKAWRSIDATGLAVSPGFIDVHSHHDFYIVDQDPVKRFQSFVRQGVTTCVVGNCGWSLAPCLPENKSRVLELIQSMSVPIQGLYWNSMKEYLVYIENRGVMCNIAQLAGHGTIRISVMGDDNRFCTEKELERMKSLLRESLDAGCVGVSSGLMYYPGMYAHTDELAEIARVAGDYGRVYATHLRGYCTTLPQSVAEAIDIARRGRVSLQISHLHSVPFLPGWLSAILPYFFDLFEAVNAILPLPGLPNPALDKGLKAIRDAMESGVDIGMDAVPYTLGNTTATVLFPPWANRGGRGRLLERIRDPESRERMRREIETIVPRWPHWEEGSWSDPYIRAIGWKPIRVLSVGSDDNRWTEGKTFLDIARAWKTDPFSALCRLTLEEEGEVAFTFGFPARPWIEKMFNPMLLDPSMGIGADSILPAHETGTPPPSAYGCFPRIIGHYSRKMGLFSLEEAVRKITGLPARRYRLENRGEIRNNAFGDLVVFDPSEIDENFTDDGKPDFAKGIRHVFINGQMIVDNGAFNGAMLPGRVLRA, from the coding sequence ATGGTGGATGTCCTGATTAAAAACGCGACGATCATTGACGGCACCGGCGCGAAGGCGCGCCAGGGCGACGTGGGAATCATTAATGACCGGATTGTAACCGGTGAGCGGCTCGGCGAGGAAAAGGCCTGGCGCTCGATCGATGCGACGGGGCTGGCGGTGTCCCCGGGGTTCATCGATGTCCATTCCCACCACGATTTTTATATCGTGGACCAGGATCCGGTGAAGAGGTTCCAGTCTTTTGTGAGGCAGGGCGTGACCACCTGCGTTGTGGGTAACTGCGGCTGGTCCCTGGCTCCATGCCTTCCGGAAAACAAATCCAGGGTACTCGAGCTTATCCAGAGCATGAGCGTCCCGATCCAGGGACTCTACTGGAATTCCATGAAGGAATACCTTGTGTATATTGAGAACAGGGGTGTCATGTGCAATATCGCGCAGCTGGCGGGGCATGGGACCATCCGCATTTCGGTAATGGGCGATGACAACCGTTTCTGCACGGAGAAGGAGCTTGAGAGGATGAAATCCCTTCTCCGGGAAAGCCTTGATGCCGGCTGCGTCGGAGTATCCAGCGGGCTCATGTACTATCCGGGGATGTATGCCCATACCGACGAGCTCGCGGAGATCGCCCGGGTCGCCGGGGACTACGGCCGCGTATACGCGACCCACCTTCGCGGTTATTGCACGACGCTGCCGCAGTCCGTAGCCGAAGCGATCGATATTGCCCGGAGGGGCCGTGTCTCATTGCAGATTTCCCACCTGCACTCGGTGCCGTTTCTTCCCGGCTGGCTCAGTGCGATCCTGCCCTATTTTTTCGATCTCTTCGAGGCCGTCAACGCGATACTCCCGCTCCCCGGTCTCCCGAATCCGGCGCTTGATAAGGGGCTGAAGGCCATCCGGGACGCCATGGAGAGCGGCGTGGATATCGGCATGGACGCGGTTCCCTATACCCTCGGCAATACGACCGCCACGGTGCTGTTCCCTCCGTGGGCCAACCGTGGTGGACGCGGCAGGCTGCTTGAAAGGATCCGGGACCCTGAATCGAGGGAACGGATGAGGCGTGAAATCGAAACAATCGTTCCGCGGTGGCCCCACTGGGAGGAGGGGTCGTGGTCCGATCCCTATATCCGCGCAATCGGATGGAAGCCTATCCGCGTGCTTTCGGTAGGGAGTGATGACAACCGCTGGACGGAAGGAAAAACCTTTCTTGACATAGCCCGGGCATGGAAAACGGACCCCTTCAGCGCTCTCTGCCGGCTCACACTGGAGGAAGAGGGCGAGGTCGCCTTTACCTTCGGCTTTCCCGCGCGGCCCTGGATCGAAAAAATGTTCAATCCCATGCTTCTGGACCCGTCAATGGGAATCGGGGCGGATTCGATTCTCCCGGCCCATGAGACCGGTACGCCCCCGCCATCGGCGTACGGTTGCTTCCCGAGGATCATCGGGCACTATTCCCGGAAGATGGGCCTGTTCAGTCTCGAAGAGGCCGTGAGAAAGATAACCGGTTTGCCGGCGCGGCGCTACAGGCTGGAAAACCGCGGGGAAATCAGGAACAACGCCTTCGGTGACCTCGTTGTGTTCGATCCTTCTGAAATAGATGAAAACTTCACGGACGACGGGAAGCCCGATTTCGCCAAAGGAATACGCCATGTTTTCATCAACGGCCAGATGATAGTCGACAACGGGGCCTTCAATGGCGCGATGCTCCCCGGGAGGGTGCTCCGGGCTTAG
- a CDS encoding penicillin acylase family protein, which yields MKHMIGPGPHNGGRLFFRMCGIIALCLQLGGCATLVDRHFKAKLDAPNGSIDIAGLKETVVVRRDAYGIPFVDAKNREDMALAVGYVHATDRLTQMISMKMLSEGRLSEMGGPVMVDLDIYMRAMDLSGAAETLFKNVSAENRKLLESYSRGVNAYLDSHKDRLPPELALAGFKPEPWQPIDSLKVFTLVNLGLSSNIAEEIASLNIVQAVGTEKTAWMLPIYPDEPIPLDEAAKLRGIDLKKAAESVRDLAGLHPILNSLSLGGIAASNNWAISKQRTKNGASIFCNDMHLPLGIPSLWNMIHVRCGDYDAAGMSIAGAPVVVAGYNGSLAWGMTMVMADNQDLFLEQLKEVNGKLHYLYKDEWLPVAEHQETFKVKGKKPITLTFHETVHGPLLNRALKREPVHLLHPGPLDLPYGVALSRTVPLADDESMNAFFQLSSVKSVEEAIPVIKRIRSIPLNMVFADKDNIAWQVIGYYPVRARGRGLMSSPGWTGEYDWKGVLKVDVLPNAKNPSAGFIGTANHRTVPKDFPYILSSTWYWPERAERIVQMATATDKHTAETCMTMQLDVRSLFVPKLKNVIFKGELAEAIGKEIDGWKDEKKKAGARLSLAILKDFDGDMKADSKGAALTGAFLDAATKNIFLDELGPAGSKAWKSFLIVDNESYNATCDHLIVRGDESPLWDNIGTPEKETRAQVIALSLADATAFCEKTFGGDTGKWKWGALHTYTWETDTSKMTPHLESFSRTAIKMLWPYFNRGPYPGQGDMFTLNVSMYMMGLDFKTWLVPSMRMVVDFSREEPMRAVNSSGQSDNPSSPHYDDGIRAWRDGIYFPFPFRKPAIEAQYKDVLLLNPQR from the coding sequence ATGAAACACATGATCGGTCCAGGGCCGCACAACGGCGGAAGGTTGTTTTTCAGGATGTGCGGGATTATCGCGCTATGCCTGCAGCTGGGAGGCTGCGCCACGCTGGTGGACAGGCATTTCAAGGCAAAGCTTGACGCGCCTAACGGGAGTATCGACATCGCCGGTCTCAAGGAAACGGTGGTGGTGCGCCGCGACGCCTACGGCATACCCTTCGTGGACGCGAAGAACAGGGAAGACATGGCCCTGGCCGTGGGTTACGTCCATGCCACGGACCGGCTCACCCAGATGATAAGCATGAAGATGCTCTCCGAAGGACGCCTTTCCGAGATGGGCGGACCGGTCATGGTCGACCTGGATATTTACATGCGCGCCATGGATCTCTCGGGCGCGGCAGAAACCCTTTTCAAGAATGTAAGCGCCGAGAACCGCAAGCTCCTGGAGAGCTACAGCAGGGGCGTGAACGCCTATCTTGACTCGCACAAAGACAGGCTGCCGCCGGAGCTTGCCCTGGCGGGCTTCAAGCCGGAGCCGTGGCAGCCCATCGATTCCCTTAAGGTGTTTACCCTGGTCAACCTGGGCCTGTCATCCAACATAGCGGAGGAAATCGCCTCTCTGAATATAGTCCAGGCCGTGGGCACGGAAAAAACGGCCTGGATGCTGCCGATATATCCTGACGAGCCGATCCCGCTGGATGAGGCGGCCAAGCTCAGGGGCATCGACCTGAAAAAGGCGGCCGAGAGCGTCAGGGACCTTGCCGGGCTTCATCCGATTTTGAATTCCCTCAGCCTGGGGGGCATTGCCGCGTCCAATAACTGGGCCATCTCAAAGCAGAGGACGAAAAACGGCGCCAGCATTTTCTGCAACGATATGCATCTTCCCCTGGGCATACCGTCATTATGGAACATGATCCATGTCCGGTGCGGCGACTATGACGCGGCCGGCATGAGCATCGCCGGCGCCCCGGTCGTGGTCGCCGGGTATAACGGCTCCCTGGCCTGGGGCATGACCATGGTCATGGCCGATAACCAGGACCTGTTCCTGGAGCAGCTGAAGGAAGTGAACGGGAAGCTTCATTACCTGTACAAGGACGAGTGGCTCCCTGTGGCTGAACACCAGGAAACATTCAAGGTCAAGGGCAAAAAGCCCATTACCCTGACCTTCCATGAAACCGTGCACGGGCCGCTGTTGAACCGGGCCCTGAAAAGAGAGCCGGTCCACTTGCTTCATCCGGGCCCCCTCGATCTTCCCTACGGCGTGGCCCTGAGCAGAACGGTCCCCCTGGCGGACGACGAAAGCATGAACGCCTTCTTCCAGCTGAGCTCCGTCAAATCGGTGGAAGAGGCTATCCCGGTCATCAAGCGGATCCGTTCGATACCGCTGAACATGGTATTCGCGGATAAAGACAATATCGCCTGGCAGGTGATCGGTTATTATCCTGTCCGCGCCAGGGGTCGCGGCCTCATGTCTTCCCCCGGCTGGACCGGCGAATATGACTGGAAGGGCGTGTTGAAAGTGGACGTATTGCCCAACGCCAAAAATCCCTCCGCCGGGTTCATCGGCACCGCCAATCACCGCACCGTGCCGAAGGATTTTCCCTATATTCTCTCATCGACATGGTACTGGCCGGAGCGGGCCGAGCGGATTGTCCAGATGGCGACGGCCACGGACAAGCACACGGCGGAGACCTGTATGACCATGCAGCTCGATGTCCGTTCGCTCTTCGTGCCGAAGCTCAAGAATGTGATCTTCAAGGGGGAATTGGCCGAAGCCATCGGGAAAGAGATCGACGGCTGGAAGGACGAAAAAAAGAAGGCCGGCGCGCGCCTGTCCCTGGCGATACTGAAAGACTTTGACGGCGACATGAAGGCCGATTCGAAAGGGGCAGCCCTCACGGGGGCGTTCCTGGACGCGGCGACAAAGAATATCTTTCTGGATGAGCTGGGCCCGGCCGGGTCAAAGGCGTGGAAATCCTTCCTGATCGTCGATAATGAAAGCTACAACGCCACCTGCGATCATCTTATCGTCCGCGGCGACGAAAGCCCTCTGTGGGACAATATCGGCACGCCGGAAAAGGAGACCAGGGCGCAGGTCATAGCGCTCTCCCTGGCGGACGCGACCGCCTTTTGCGAGAAGACCTTCGGCGGCGACACCGGGAAATGGAAATGGGGCGCGCTCCATACCTACACCTGGGAAACGGACACCTCCAAGATGACGCCGCACCTTGAATCGTTTTCGCGCACGGCGATAAAAATGCTCTGGCCCTACTTCAACCGCGGCCCCTATCCCGGGCAGGGGGACATGTTCACCCTCAATGTGTCAATGTACATGATGGGCCTGGATTTCAAGACCTGGCTGGTCCCTTCCATGCGCATGGTCGTCGATTTCAGCCGGGAGGAGCCGATGAGGGCGGTGAACAGCTCTGGCCAGTCGGACAATCCGTCAAGCCCTCACTACGATGACGGCATCAGGGCCTGGCGCGACGGCATATATTTTCCCTTTCCGTTCAGGAAACCGGCCATCGAAGCCCAGTATAAGGACGTGCTGCTGCTCAATCCTCAGCGGTGA